The genomic stretch GTCATATTTACGTAAAAAACTGATATACTTTTGAACATCAACCTTTtgtgtagatttttttttttaacactgTAAGAGAAACTCTTCTCCAAGCATCAACAAAAATTTCAATGGTTGAGGAATTAGAGATACCAGGTTTCTGGCACATTGCAGAGGAGGACGATGATACTTCCTAAGTAGGCAAGAGAATTATGCTGAACACTAATTTATCTGGTTTCTGGCACACTGCTAGTGATGCCAAGAACAAGCATAGCTTCTCTCTAAATGAATGGAGACGCTTTGTTTAGTCCATGGGTAGAACCATTTTTGTACTCTTAGATCCGACTTTAAGTGGAAAGAGACCTTAGCTGAAACCAGAGTAAGGTCTGCATAAAGATAAGCATACGTACCCTTAAAATGTACATTGCTATACTGAAGAATATCAAGACGATTACATTTCTCTGCAATTTACTCCAACATGTTTTTCTTTCTCAATTCTTGTCCCCCTCCAAACGTTGTCAATCTTTTAGCACTAATTTTAcctttctaataaagaaaaaagactACCATTCTCTCCTGAATGAAGTTCCACAGGGAGCCTGATGTATTAAAATAATGAGATTGATTTAACCATCCATGCCTCACAAGTTTAGAATGAAACATGTTTTTCGTCAAGAAACTCAAAAAAATTAGCAAACATGCGCCAATTACATAGACAACCTAATAAAGGAAGCCAACTCACATTTTATCTGCAGTGAACTACTGCTTTACAGAAGggggaaagaaaaaaggatACATGATTATTTTTACTTAATGACCCAGCAAATCAAGGCACTGAACCAttcatttttccaattattCATGGGAAGAATTTCTTTTATCAAAACTAGAGCATCTTGAAATTAGCCAGAGCAAGACAACACCACAAATCAACACAAGGAAAAAATAGTTTTCTTTCCAATATCGATCAGATCTTGGATGCTCTTTTAAACTACTAGTCATTAAATACTTAGAAggaaaataaattattcagcAAACTCGGCTATTCCAGAATACTACATTAGCCACGTATTGTGTTGTGTATTACAGGTGCAACAGCATCTTGAGAAGCTTGATATATTTCCAATGATGAGAACTTTATGCCGAAGGGCTAACAAACACTGCAACTTAGAGAGTCTAATTTTACTACACTGAATTAAATAAATGAACTTTTATGCATAATAGTAAAGCATTTACAGAAGGGAGACTGTAGAGAGTGAAAAATTGACTTAATACTCTTCTTCAGCAAAAACATCTCACCCCAAAGTGGTGAAGGGTCTAATAACGACTAAAAAGTATTTTATATCTATAACCTAGCTTCGACAAACTAAAATAGAAGAAGGCTCATTCAGATGTCTGTATCAGATGAACAAAATTAGAATTATCAGCGTCCAAAAAACTTACAACTAACTGCTCAAGGCGAAATCTATACTGTTTTGGCCTTATCTTGGGCGTCCATGACCATTATGAAGCGCAACAAATCATCCCCTCATTCTCCCACTTCAAAACATCATAATCGGCTTCAGAGGACCAATATCAGTAAACCATCTCCATATAGCTTTTGTCTACGATATAGGGCTCAATCATTTATATCAATCCTTAGCCATAGCAAAATTTAcccaaaagaaagcaaaagacaaCTTGTCGTGCTCAAAGCATCGCCGAACAGATTCAGTTGATTTCATCAgttgtcctaaaaatctttccCACGGTACATAACTTACTTGCCACAAACCCACCAACTAATGTGCATTGAAGTTAAAAATTCATCCATTTCTGGTAATACACACAAGTTCTAGGAGAAATAACTCCATCAGGTGTACATTGGCTAATTCGTGGACACATACCACATGGAATCGAAGCCATTGCCCCAATCTTGAGACTCTCTCCAAGACCAGCTCCTTTTGCAATCTTGTAACATACAGTTCCAATAGGAATAGAGTGATATTCTCCCAAGCCAGTGCTTTTAACCTCTATGACCTCATTGTCCAATACCATAGAGTTCAAAACCTCCGCAATTTGTTGATTTGTGCAATCAAATGTGGTGACTTTGCTCTTGTTCAAAAAGTCATAAACTCCTTCAACAGTTGCAACCTTCTTAGAATTGATTATCTTCAAGCAGAGGCCTTTAAGAACACCAATGAGTTCTTTATCAAGATTTCCATCCACATACCATGCACCACCAGTAACTTCCTTTGACGGTTCAAACTCTGCTGCCATGTAATGCTTTCTCCCCTTGTTCTTGATGTTGACAACCTCTTTTATCAACTTCTTACTTAGAAGCGACTTCAGAGATTTATTGACGACAGTATCAGCAAGATTCGTCTCAAATTTTATATCCCTAGTCCAAATTCCCATATCTTCTTTACTCTTTATCACATTGAAAACTGCACGATCAGCATCAACAAGAGACCCATTGGCAGAACTCGATTCTGGTCTTTTACGCTTGAGAGAAGAAGCATTCATCGAACGACTCATCCTGTCTATTACACAACCCAATATTAAACAAGTTAGTAACAAACCAAATAAGCTCCTCTTGCATAGATAAGACTTTCAACCGAAATTTGTCGTTTTAATGACAGTCAAACAATCAAAACAGGTTTTTCTTATCTTTGATTTcaaccttttcttcttctcaCCAACAATTGACAATTCAGAGTATCACATACACAAAAATGAATTCACAAGGACAATAGAACGCCGCGATGAAACACAGTTTAGTCCTGCCTTAGGACAAAACCTTGTCTAATTTCAGGATACTAGTACATACATTAGTGAAATTCATAGTCAAATTTCGCTTTCCAAACATTTCAATCAAAACCCTGAACTTCTGATTTCTAATATTTGAACCAGAGGTTTTCTAATATTTGAGCCCAGAAGTTTTATCCTCCAAAGAAACAGCTAAGCAAAAAAGCCCATGTCACAACAACCGCCAACCAAGACAAAAACTTGCAGCAAATGCAGTAATCAAACAACTCCCCAAGCAGTTTTCTCCTTTTATACTAAATCGTTTCagtaaaatgaaaaatatatatatatatatatatgttaccAGAAAACAACGGAGCTCCAATGGAGATTCGGGCTCGGGTGAATGATGTAATCGGGTCCTTTGGAAAGCAAAGTTACCCTCTCTTTCTTGCTGCAACTCACCGGAGAGAGGGAGAAGAAGAGAGAAACGTAGAGAGGAAAAGAGTCGTGCGGTTGGATGACTACTGGCCGGAATAGTTGGGGTCTCGGACTGTGGCGGCGCGTGGGAATTGGGTAGAACGGTGGCTTGGGTGGATGTTTAGTAGGGATAGGCCTTTTTGGACTGAAAACGATGGAGAAGAAAacagtttcaaaaatttcactttagcCCTAAATCTTCTGTTCTATGTGCTCAACCCCCTTTAGAGTATTATATCACAATTTTCCCCACTAGACTTTACTTTTGAATGTTACATATTGGCCcatcaactttttttttaaagaaataattacATTAATTGAGTTTGACTAACATTAAATCAAGTCTAACGAACTGCTTTTTATCTTTGATTTGTGAATTTTACTATCATTAGGATTGAAATCTCAACTTA from Coffea eugenioides isolate CCC68of chromosome 8, Ceug_1.0, whole genome shotgun sequence encodes the following:
- the LOC113779901 gene encoding DNA-directed RNA polymerase III subunit RPC6, producing MSRSMNASSLKRKRPESSSANGSLVDADRAVFNVIKSKEDMGIWTRDIKFETNLADTVVNKSLKSLLSKKLIKEVVNIKNKGRKHYMAAEFEPSKEVTGGAWYVDGNLDKELIGVLKGLCLKIINSKKVATVEGVYDFLNKSKVTTFDCTNQQIAEVLNSMVLDNEVIEVKSTGLGEYHSIPIGTVCYKIAKGAGLGESLKIGAMASIPCGMCPRISQCTPDGVISPRTCVYYQKWMNF